The sequence below is a genomic window from Rhizobium gallicum bv. gallicum R602sp.
GTGGTGCAGCGGGATTTACCGTCGGTACCTCTGCGCTGGACGGCCGGTTCCCGGCAGAAGGTCCCGCGCTGGAGTTCCAACTGCGGGCGATCTCGGCTTGCCTGGAAGGACATCAAGCGGGCATGCCGCTGTCGCGCAGTTCCTGATTTTTTGGCGGAAGCGAGTTGAACTAAAATCGCTCATAATGCCTCCGGCGCATAGCGAGCGGCCTTCAGCGTTGTCAGCCGGAGGCTCCGCTCAGCTATTCGCGAAAAGTCACCCAAACCGATCGGCACAAGCTAAGCCCGTGCGGTCTCCACGACATGAGTTCGGCAAGCGAATCCATCGCCGCGCGGGTATCGCTGCCATCCATGTCAGGAACGGCGCCGAGATCGCCTTGTGGACCCGGGTCGATGACCTCGAATGTGTGTCCCGCCGCTGCGCCGTGCCATTCGCCGCCGCCGAGCCCGTCTCGCGAAACAGGCTGGTGTCCTTCAGCTCGTTCTTCGTGGCCTCTTCTCTAGTCAGTCGAGCGCCGAAAGCACTGCTGTGGTGATTGCTTCTGTTTTGTCCTTGCCAGGGAAGGCGCCGATGCCGCGCGCAGTCGTCGCCTCGATCGCGGTCATGACATTGCTAGCGGCGGCTTTCTCGCCAAGGTGATCCAGCATCATCGCGCCCGACCATATGGTGGCGATCGGGTTGGCTATCCCGAGATGGGCGATGTCTGGAGCCGAGCCATGGACGGGTTCGAACATGGAGGGCGCCGATCGGTCCGGATTGATATTGGCGGAGGCGGCGAAACCAAGCCCGCCCTGAATAGCGGCGCCAAGGTCGGTCAGGATATCGCCGAACAGGTTGGAGGCGACCACGACGTCGAGGCTTTCCGGCGCCATGACCATGCGGGCGGCCATCGCGTCGATATGATAGCTTGTCACCTCGATATCTGGATACTCACGTGCAAGCGCTTGCGTGATCTCGTCCCAGAACACCATAGAATACTTCTGCGCGTTGGACTTGGTCACGGAAGCAAGCTTACCGCGCCGCGCACGCGCTTGCTCGAAGCCGTAGCGTAAAATGCGCTCTACGCCCTTGCGGGTGAAGATCGAGGTCTCGATCGCCACTTCATTGTCAGCGCCTTGGTGAACACGCCCGCCGGCGCCGGAATATTCACCCTCGGTGTTTTCGCGGATGCAGAGAATGTCGAAGGCGTCCGCCTTAAGCGGACTTTGAACGCCCGGCAGCAGCCGGTGTGGGCGGACGTTGGCATATTGGACGAAGGCCTTTCGGATGGGCAGGAGAAGCCCGTGCAGCGAGACCGAATCCGGCACTTTCGCGGGCCAGCCGACCGCGCCAAGCAGGATGGCATCAAAGGTTTTCAGTGTTTCTATGCCATCAGGGGGCATCATCGTGCCATGCTGGTGGTAATAGTCGCAGGACCAGGGATAGCTGGTCCTGGCCAAAGAAAAGCCGCCTATATCGGCTGCTCTTTCCAGGACCGCCCAAGCCGCATCGGTCACGTCGCGGCCGATACCGTCTCCCGGCAGAAGGGCAATTTTGTAGGTCGTCATTGGTTATCCTTAAAGGCTAGTGAGCCCGCACTTGCGATAAGCGAGATAAGCTTCGCGGCGGGGAACCTTTCCGATCCCGGACGCAGACGGACGAAAACGCCGTTTTAAAAAGCTCGCCAGCTCAAACTTCTGGCGGCAGCGCGACAGTTGCCGTCGGGGAGTTACGACGAAGCGGCGGCATGACGCATGAGCATGCGTGGCCGCCGTTCCAAGAGCTGGGACAACCCCAGGATCATATCACATGATGGTGACGTAGATCTTGCGGACTGTCTCAATGGTTTTCCAGACACCGGTAAAGCCGGGCTTCATGACGAAACTGTCCCCCGCCTTGTAAACCGTCGGTTCCCCATCGTCGGGCGTGATCTCAACGATGCCGGACAGGATGTGGCAGAACTCAAACGTCTCACCTTTGATCGAGCGCGTCTCGCCTGGCGTCGCTTCCCAGACGCCAGTGTGGATCATCTCGTCGCGGGTTACGTCCTGTGGCCAGGTTTTGAAGGACGGGTCGCCGCTGATGAGGCGTTCCGGCAGGGGCTTCGATTCCCGCGGCACGGCGGCAGGATTGGTGTCGATGGTTTTCAGCAGAGTCATGGATGACCTTTCTTGGTTGACTGTCAGATCAGTAGCCGCGGGTCCGATTTACCAGGCCGATCGGATCGAGACCCGAGCGGTGGCGCTTGATGTTGTCGATGACGGCGCTTGCCGCCGTTTCCGCCTGGGTGACGCTCGCGACATGGGGGGTGAGAATGATCTTCGGGTGCGACCAGAAGACGTGGCCGGGCGGTAAAGGCTCCGGGTCCGTTACGTCGATGACCGCACTCGCCAAATGGCCACTGTCAAGAGCTTCGACCAAGGCGGCATGATCGAGCTGCGGCCCGCGTCCGGTGTGGAT
It includes:
- a CDS encoding tartrate dehydrogenase encodes the protein MTTYKIALLPGDGIGRDVTDAAWAVLERAADIGGFSLARTSYPWSCDYYHQHGTMMPPDGIETLKTFDAILLGAVGWPAKVPDSVSLHGLLLPIRKAFVQYANVRPHRLLPGVQSPLKADAFDILCIRENTEGEYSGAGGRVHQGADNEVAIETSIFTRKGVERILRYGFEQARARRGKLASVTKSNAQKYSMVFWDEITQALAREYPDIEVTSYHIDAMAARMVMAPESLDVVVASNLFGDILTDLGAAIQGGLGFAASANINPDRSAPSMFEPVHGSAPDIAHLGIANPIATIWSGAMMLDHLGEKAAASNVMTAIEATTARGIGAFPGKDKTEAITTAVLSALD
- a CDS encoding cupin domain-containing protein, which translates into the protein MTLLKTIDTNPAAVPRESKPLPERLISGDPSFKTWPQDVTRDEMIHTGVWEATPGETRSIKGETFEFCHILSGIVEITPDDGEPTVYKAGDSFVMKPGFTGVWKTIETVRKIYVTIM